Below is a window of Nocardia asteroides DNA.
ATCGGGGATATTGGCCTGCTCGCTGTAGATCTCGCGCAGGCGGGCCGCGGCGGCGATGGTCGAGCGCCTGGTCAGGCGCAGGATCTCATCGGCGAGCGCCTGCGCGCCGTACTGGTATTCGCTGCGTTCGAACTTGATCGCGATCGGCAGGCCCATGCTGGTCGCGCGGACCGAGATGGTGCCGGACCGGTTGGTGCTGACCGCGGACTCCACATTGGGAACCTCGGGGATCGGCGTGCCGGTCATGCGGTAGGCCTGTAGAAGCCGTAGAACTCCATGCCACTGTTCTCCGTTCGGATGGAACTGATCGAGACCGGATCGCCCGCCTCGACGAGCTGCCCGTTGCCGACGACCATGGCGACGTGGCCGTCCCACACCGCCAGATCGCCCGGCTTCAGGTCACCGGGGGACACCTGGGGGTGTCCGATGTGCTGTTCCTGCGCGAGCCGGGGCAGCTCGACCCCGGCCTCACGGTAGGCGTACTGGGTGAGACCACTGCAGTCGATGCCGGAGCCGGGGGAGTTGCCGCCCCACACGTACGGGGTGCCGACCGCGCTGATCGCCGACCGGACCGCCGTGGCCGCTTCCTCGTTGGGCGCCTCGACGGTGCTGCCGTCGGGCAGGGTGATCTTGACGCCGGTGCCGTCCGACCCGGTGGACGACCCGGACGACGACCCCGTCGAGGTCTTGCTGCCGTTGTTGGTCGTACCCGTGGTGGTGGACTTGGAGCTGCTCGACGAGTTGCTCAGCGCGCTCGACAGCCCGGACGACACCGCGCTGAGCAGGGTGCCGCCGGTGCCCGACGCGGTGGACAGCAGGCTGGAGGCCGACGAGGCCAGGGTGCTGACGCCCGAGGTGGTGTTGGCCAGCGAGGTGCTCGACGGCGCCGGGGTGAGTTCCTGGATCGCCGCGGTCTGGGTGCCGAGCTCGTCCTGCACCCGGCTGACCACGCCGAGGCCCTGCCCGATGTGCTCGATCGCCGAACTCACCACGGCCGCGAGCCCGACCGGGGTGGCCAGGGTGGGGCTGAGTGCCGAGACGTCGGTGAGGAAGGAGTTGACGATGGTGTCGAGGTCCTTCTGCCCGGTCTCGACGTAGGCCGCGGCCTGGTCCAGGACCGTCGCCATCTCGTTGCCGGTGTCGGACAGCGTGGCCGAGGAGTTCTGCACACGCAGCGCCTTGGCGGTGGCGGCGTCGACCGCCATGCCGTCCCACGCGGTGTTGACGTTGTTGATGCCGGTGCGGCCCAGCTCGTAGATCTGGTCCAGGTTGAGCGAGGTGGAGCGCAGGCCGTCGGACGCGCCGTCGGTGCCGAGCACGCCGCTGCCGAAGCTGGACAGCAGGTCGAGCAGCGGCTGGGCCAGGCCACTGAGGTCGATCATGCCTGGGCTCCGAGGTCGTTCTCGGTCGACCGCAGCGGGGCCGCGATGGCCTCGTCGGTGTCGACGAGGGTGGTGGCCGCGCCCGCGGTGGCCACGCCCATGCTGGCCATGACCGCGGAGAGCTGGCCGATCGCGGCCACGTGGCCCGCGTGCGCCGCCGCGTAGGCGGTGACGAAATCGCCGCCGATGAGGCCCATGATCGGGCCGAGGAGGGTGGGGTCGGACGCTATCGATCCGGCGGCCGCCGTCGCCAGGTCGGTGGCCATGACCTCGGCGGTGGCGCTGTACGCCAGGATGCCTTCGGCATTCGCCGACATCTTCGTCATCGAACTTCCCCCAATCCTCGAGTTCCCGGGCAGAGTACGTCACTCACTTGCTTCGACGCATCGGGCCGCCGATCGGTTCCCCTCGACCGCGAATTTCCCCGGCGGCCGTACCCGGAGCGTGTGGCGACCCTATCGTTTTTTCATGCGCACCGACACCGTCGACCATCCGCTGGCGGCG
It encodes the following:
- a CDS encoding C40 family peptidase — encoded protein: MIDLSGLAQPLLDLLSSFGSGVLGTDGASDGLRSTSLNLDQIYELGRTGINNVNTAWDGMAVDAATAKALRVQNSSATLSDTGNEMATVLDQAAAYVETGQKDLDTIVNSFLTDVSALSPTLATPVGLAAVVSSAIEHIGQGLGVVSRVQDELGTQTAAIQELTPAPSSTSLANTTSGVSTLASSASSLLSTASGTGGTLLSAVSSGLSSALSNSSSSSKSTTTGTTNNGSKTSTGSSSGSSTGSDGTGVKITLPDGSTVEAPNEEAATAVRSAISAVGTPYVWGGNSPGSGIDCSGLTQYAYREAGVELPRLAQEQHIGHPQVSPGDLKPGDLAVWDGHVAMVVGNGQLVEAGDPVSISSIRTENSGMEFYGFYRPTA